The following DNA comes from Mucilaginibacter jinjuensis.
ATTCGTTTGTATAGCTCGGGCGATAAGGTCTCTGAAGTATACTTAGCCAATATCGGGTTTTGCTTGTCTTTCTGCGTTTCAATCAGCGTCATTACATACTGGTAATCTGCGCCATCGCTGGTGTGGTTATCCAGAAAAACTTCGGGCTGCCAGGTGTTTAAAATCTGCTCAAAAGCCAATGCGTTACGGCTATCGGCCTTAATAAAATCGCGGTTCAGATCCAGGTTGCGAGAGTTGCCACGAAAACCATAAGCACGCGGACCATTCTGACTAATCCTCGATACGCCTCTATTTAAACAACCATCAATATTGTAAACGGCAATTATACAAACAACCACATCATTGGGCAGCTTGTTATTCTTCAGCAAATCGCGGCTCAACATCATGCTGGCATCAATACCCTCCGGCTCGCCGGGATGGATGCCGTTATTGATCAAAAGCACGCGCTTGTTTTGCTTCTTGATTTGTGCCGGGTCAAACACTTTATCTTTCGAAAGCACGATTAGGGTTAACGGCTTGCCAATATCTGTCATCCCATAATTAATCAGCTTCATTTGCGGATATTTGGCCGCCAGCTGATGGTAATAGGCAATAACTTCCGCGTAATTGGCAGTATAGTTTTTATCCTTGCTGAGCTCAAATGGGGTGAGTTGGGCATAAGAGACGAAAGGAATTAAGGACGAAAAGAGGAAGGAGAAGAGGAGTATGTGTTTTTTCATGTGTTAGAAATAATCTGTAGTTAATAATCCAATTTGTCATTGCGAGGTACGAAGCAATCTCGTCGCTAATCATACCAATCACTGCTTAAGTCATTCCAGGCCGGATTCTCACTGACAATTAAATCGATTTTACTTTGTCGTGAACCGCCTTTTAATTGTTTTTCTCTGGCAATGGCATCTTGTATCCATTGAAATTCTTCAAAGTAAACTAACTTATTACAATCGTATTTGGCACTGAACCCTTTAAATACTTTTTGTTTGTGCTCCCAAATTCTGCCTTGTAAGTCACTTGTTACACCGACGTATAAAACGGTATTGGCTTTGTTGCAAATTATATAAACGTTATAGTTATGTACCTTCA
Coding sequences within:
- a CDS encoding GIY-YIG nuclease family protein — its product is MKVHNYNVYIICNKANTVLYVGVTSDLQGRIWEHKQKVFKGFSAKYDCNKLVYFEEFQWIQDAIAREKQLKGGSRQSKIDLIVSENPAWNDLSSDWYD